The nucleotide window TTTTCACCACATTTGGGTTTAGCTGGAATGCCTTCGCCAGAGCAAAAGGATTAATGGGTGGATTTGATCCAAAGACTGCATTTGCTACTGTAATGACACCAGGGTTCTGGCTGCCAAAAGAAGCAATAGCAACTGCATTCGTTTTGCCTATATTCACTTGGAAATGAATCAAGCCTTCTGGGAAGACAAATAAATCTCCACTGTTGAGAACCTTTGAGAAAAGTGTGTTGTTGGGGTTTGATGTGACAAATCCAACAAAAAGAGTGCCTTTCAGGACTAGGAGGAGCTCAGTGGCTCGAGGGTGAGTGTGTGGTGGGTTTTCACCACCGTTTGGTGCGTAATCAAGTCGAGCTAAGGCTACACCAAGAGTGTTAAGTCCTAGGATTTGCTCAACATCTATAAGGGTGACAGTTGAACCAACTTGATTGTTCGTGGGTCTTGGTATGTTAAGCCCTTGAAAGAAGAAGTCATTTGCAGTTACATGACTTGGGTCCTTGCAGAACTTCCCATTCACAAACACTAcatgaaaaaatgaagaaaatactAGTCAAAATAGTGTGTTAAGTAGCAGAAACTTGTATGTTTAATTGTTAACAGAAATTAAGAGAGTACACACCGCCATCTACAGTGTTTTTGATTGCTACACAGAAGTCCTGAAGAGGGGCAGGGTCTGGGGCAAAGGCTGGTGGAGAAGCCAAAGCCAAGAGAACAAAAACTACAAGGACATGAACAGTTTTCATAATCGTATTAGGATAGCTTATTTCAATCTGAATGTGTGAGATAGATTGCATGAATAAACGTGAATTTATGGTGGAAGTGACCGAGCCTGTGTGAGTGTTTCCCTTCAAGCTACAAGCAATTGATGATTAAACAAGTCTGGAAAGGACCAAAAATTCTTCAACAACTACTAACAGCCccttatttaattaatgtttacTTACTATACTTAAAGTATAGTGCATTTTTTGACATGAAGCTGatcaattaattttcctttatcaTGTGCTAAAAGTGCTTGAAAGGAAGCAAAAATTCACCGGTTGCGTAGATGGGGTTAGTGAACCAGTCTAAGCTTCTTGACTACGTGTGTGGCGACTGAACTAGCTTaagttttgtattaaaactGAACATCGAGGAGCTCCATTAATGAAAGTTTCATGTTCTTTTTAAGTTATATCCTATGCAACAAAACAATCGAAAGTACAATTTGTTCCATAgagttgaattaaaaaaaaatcgatTTTGTTTGGCgcaaaattttttttggaaatggGAAGCGACCGAGCTAGCTAGCTGTGTGGCAATAGAccccagaaaaaaaaatacataaatcaagCAAGGGAGTTATACCAAAAACATGAGTAGTTCATATTTGTCAAACGAAAACGATGGATTTCAAATCCTGAGAGGATTCTAAGCTGGCAACCAACGAAGTTTCTATAACGACATTAATTATCCACAAAATTGACAACAGAAGGATGATGTGCCTTTCAGTGCATGCCATTTGGGCTCAAGAATGGTGTGagtgatttattttattatgaaaagtCAGCAAATAGagaattaatatgaaaatttttttggtggagatgaaaatcttaaattcccTCCGTGGTCTGTAGATGACATTAACTTCGGAATCAATTAGATGGGAAAATATTTTTGTGGAATATAAAACAActtcattgttttttattttatgtaaaattcaGTTACTTGCAAATGAGTTTAACTTTGGACTGTTGTCATCACATATTAATCTGCAATCGCTGGAGTAAATCTACTGCTCATTTGCACCAGTGGCTTCATTTATTAGAAAGaaccaattttattttctacaaGGCAGAGCAATGGCCAATTTAGTTATAAAGATGTTGACGACTGCTTGTTGGAACTAGTGAATCAGAATAGACTTTGGTTTGTGAGATCATGGCATTCTCTCTAGTATTGTAATAGCACCAGATTCTTGCTGCTTAAAGCAGCAATGACAACTGCAGTTGCCTATATTCACTTGGAAGTGATTGAGACAAATTGGGACTACAAATACATCTCCCTTGTTGAGGAGTTTTGAGGAGAGTGTGttgtttggatttgatttgatgtgACAAATCCAACAAAAAGAGTGCCCTCGAGGACTAGAAGGATTTCAGGTAGCAAGAGAGCTTCGCAGCATGAcccaagaaaatataaataaataaataaataaataattgaaagagGCAGTTTTACCAATTTAAAACGAGAGTAGTTCATATTTGTCAGACGACAAGGATGGATTTCAAGTCTTCGACAGGCAATGAGATAATTAGTTCGTTTAGTACAAAATTGTTAACATTTATTATCCACAAACGTGACATTAAATAACATGTTGGACGAAGCAGCACTCAACATAAATGGTGATATAGTCTATTGATTGATTGAAGATTAGTTTTTAgattggccaaacgactatttcccacccaaggtttagcgttttctcaaaagtcccccctttaactatggaaacaccaaacacccacccatggccggttagatttaaccaaaccctaacggtggtaggggtaaaatcgtcatttttgctataatatt belongs to Mangifera indica cultivar Alphonso chromosome 2, CATAS_Mindica_2.1, whole genome shotgun sequence and includes:
- the LOC123209497 gene encoding germin-like protein subfamily 1 member 11 — its product is MKTVHVLVVFVLLALASPPAFAPDPAPLQDFCVAIKNTVDGVFVNGKFCKDPSHVTANDFFFQGLNIPRPTNNQVGSTVTLIDVEQILGLNTLGVALARLDYAPNGGENPPHTHPRATELLLVLKGTLFVGFVTSNPNNTLFSKVLNSGDLFVFPEGLIHFQVNIGKTNAVAIASFGSQNPGVITVANAVFGSNPPINPFALAKAFQLNPNVVKNLQAKFRNNS